ctgtagTGCTCGCCCACCACCCGCCCCTCCCTCCCCATACTCTTGTTTCTGCAATTTCTCAGCCACTCACACACTATCACAGCCTGCACACACAGCTGAGCTTACACACATGGCACGTCCCACCCACCTGGAGCTGTACTTCTGCAGCACTGCCTCGAGGGTGGTGACCAGCTCCTCTGAGTTGATGTTCTTCTGGCTGCCCAGCGCATGCATCTTCTCGTACAGGTCAGCCATCTCCATGCGTGCCTGGGTGAAGTGGCACAGCTGCTCCGACAGGTGAGACAGCAGGTCCTCCAGGTAGGGTACGGAGCCTGGCTGGGCGTGGCGCCCCATGGTCACCACCTTCCTCAGCGCGTTGAACAGGGAGGTGTAGATGGTGCGGATGGAGTCCTTGCGGCTGAAGAACGACTGGCCGCCTGCAAGAGTGGGTTATGATCCTGATTAACATATTGGAGCAACTTAGAGAAAACAGTCCATGTTGGAAATTGTTGTTTGTGGCGCTATAACCTAACGTAGCTGATGTTTTAAAGTCCCAACAACCGaattttcaggggaaatggaaactGGGATAAATACGGTAAACATCCACTTCCACTTCCCCGTCCGTGTGGGGTAGACGTGATGTGCTGTCTTCTGTGGGTTTTATCGGCGTTTGGCATCTAACATTATGGTGCATTACCTCCACCCTCGTACTAGATCtcattctccctctttccctctgatTCTGCCCACACTGTAGCAATACATGCTCAACCGTCTGTTTCCTGGCAATAATCACACTTTCCTATCACATTTAAAGTCTTATTCAACTGGCGGTGTCCCATCCTTAATCTTGTAAAAAATAGCACCCTCTCTTCTGTTCCTTCCTGCCATCCTCCACTCCCAGACTTTCATCTGTACTTCAAATAAACACCTGCCCTCAGTATCTCTATTCCACTGTTCCTGCCATCGctgcaccatcactgtccatatcaggatTTTTGCCTCGGCCTTGCTCGTTGAAACTACAACATCCCCACTACTAAGTGTTTGTTTAGCCAGTACCTCAACTGCCTCgttcccctccacccacacatggGCTGGGACCCAAGTAAATCGTATCCTGCCATGGGTTTGTAGTACCTCAAAGCAGGTACTCAAACTCATCAACACTGAATGAATCAAAGCAAATAACTATTCTGGCTGGCTTGACTTCTTCCACCCACATCCAGACCAACAGTATGCCCATCAGCTAGACCGTATATACAGCCAGATGATCTGTAATAAGTTTCCTGGCTGCCACCCCACATTCCTGCACCACAAATGCTGACCCAGTGCATCCTGTCCTTGAATCAGTTTTGAACCATCTGTGTAAATGACCACAGAATCCTAATACACAGTATCCTAATACACAGTATCCAGATGTCTATTAAACAAATCCGATGGATCGACACCCTATCTTTCTGTCGTCTCTCCAACACTTCTCAATCAACTAGGCAGGAGTAGCCATGGTGGACTTACAGGAAGCTACCATTCGACTAAACtccaatgcatttcaattaacaggtgtaccttgttaatttgtggaatttctttccttaatgcatttgagggAATCAGTTGTGCTGTGTGACAAGATATGGGTGGTAGACagaatttggtaaaagaccaagtccatataatggcaagaatagctcaaataagcaaagagaaatgacagtccatcattcttTTAAAACAAAGGTCAGTCAATTccgaacatttcaagaacttttaaagtttattcaagtgcagttacaaaaaccTTCAAGCACTAtaatgaaactagctctcatgaggaccaccacaggaaaggaagacacagagttacctctgctgcagaggataagctcattagagtttccagcctcagaaagtgcagctcaaataaatgcttcacaaagttcaaataacacatctcaacatcaactattcagaggagactacgtgtaTTAGGccatcatggtcaaattgctgcaaagaaaccactactaaaggacaccaatgtgaagagacttgattgggccaagaaacacgagcaatggacattagactggtggaaatctgtcctttggtctgattagttGAAATTCAAGATTTATGGTTCCACTCGCCGTGTCTTTGTTAGATGTAGACTAGTTCAACGGATGATCtccccatgtgtggttcccaccatgaagcatggaggaggtgtgatggtactttgctggtgacactgtcagtgatttatttagcgATCTGCCATCCCAtgtggtttgggcttagtgggaccatcatttgtttttcaacaggacaaatgacccaacacacctccaggctgtgtaagggctatttgaccaataaggagagtgatggagtgctgcatcagatgacctggcctctacaatcacccgacctaaacccaattaagatggtttgggataagttggaccgcagtgctcagcatatgtgggaactccttcaagactgttggaaaagcattccaggtgaagctagttgagagaatgccaagagtgtgcaaagctgtcattaaggcaaaggaaAGCTTCTTTGAAgagtaaaaaatattttgatttgtttaactttgttactacatgattccatgtgttatttaatagttgtgatgtcttcactattattctacaatgtagaaaatagtacaaataaagaaaaaacattgaatgagtttgtctggtactgtacatgGTCCTAAATGAGGAATGCCcagccccccactccttccccatcAGACAGCGCATCACATTTAGCACCTTCTTACACCTTACACCCTCCCATCACTCAATCAATGGCTTCTGCCCAGGTCAGGTTAGTGTCAAAGTACACCACGAGGAACTGGAAGAACCCCACCCTCTCCAGGTTTCTTCCATATAACCTCAAGCATATATCATCTCCCACCTGGTAAAGAACACATAGTTCTCTACAGAGAACCTGAATCCCCACATTAATGCCCACCGCTCTACCTCGTCAATCGCTTCCTGTACCTTCCTGACTATGTATGTCACATTTCTTCCCCTCCTTCCATAAGGCCCCATAATCTGCAAATAATGACCTCCCCATATCCGGCTATAACTGCAAGTAAACATCATTGATTatgatagagaacaacagaggtcTATtcacactcctctgtggtgtaccGTTATCCACCATTTAGCTGCCTGAGACTTCCTTACCCGGATAGACCTTCCAAATAGGAAATCCTTTATCCAGTTGTACGTTCTTCCTCCTAACCCCATAATATCAACGTTATGTGCTGCTGAATACATAAATCATAAAAATCTGGGCTTGTATCGCCACCTGCTGTTAGAAACCTACACTTCAACGTTCTATTATGGAATGTGACTTTCTCGTCTGGATAATAACATCATGGTGATACTAGTCCCACTTGTGATAGGTCACATTAATTGCACCGAGGGGTGTCATTTTGCCACACCAATGAGTTTTGTAGTGCAACAAAAAAATGAATTTTCTGTCGGTGCTTCTTACCCAGTTTTTGTCCCAGGAACGTCATGTTGTGATAGGCCTTCTCCGCTGCGGCAAGGTGTGCGAAGGCGGCGAGGAGAGCGGCCCAGATGGCCCCTGCGCTCTTGctgctgtccctctctttctccacataATCCTTCGCCCGGTCGAACGAGAACATTCCGAGCTGCGTGAAGAAACTCTCCAGAATCGCCCGCTCACGAGGCACCGGCCGCAGTTCCTCCTCACGCGGAGCCTCCATCATGCTTTAGGATAGCTAACGATAATACAGCAAGATAACATGTGAATAGAACATTTATTGCCGTACTAAACTGGTCGCATACTTGCTCAATACTACTGCTATCCTGCTAGCTAAAGATCTAGGTAAAACAATTTAGCAACACCTCTCTCGTGTCAAACTGAATTTGTCAGAATGTATTGTTAATCCAGCACTGGCATAGAACAAACgaaatgtataaaacattatgCGGTAAATAAAATATTGTATACCAATTTAACTTGCTATTCCGTCGCCGCCATCTTGGTTTCAAttcacaacactacactacactacggCAAAGCAGAAGTGTCTGGCGGAATCGTTGCAATCTGAACGTCTAGCGCCTTCTTCTGACGTGGAGGGGTTAAAAAACAGTTACAGAAATACACTTGAATGGAAAtatgaaaaaaaatgtgtttaattcCATCATTTTCGTTGGATAGAGCTGTGTTAATATTTAAGTACTTACCAAGTTGTAGGGAGAGTCATGCCCACCCCTATGCCATGGGAACGAAAAACCATCTTGATTTACCTTACAAGACCTGCCAACGAGCACTCAATGTGATTTAATTTGTCTGTTAAAGTATCCTTGAACACTTTTCAGATTTCTGGGGTGAGTGTTAGCAGCATTTGACGTCAAACATAAACGACTGTTTTCAATACTCTGCTAAAACCTGACACCGCACATTTTTGCCACACAGCAAGAAGAAGaaggtaagggttattgttaaggttAACAAGGGCACTGTTCAGCACTTTTTCATCTCACACTGTTAATCATTCACAGATGGATGAAATAATCCGTGACCACAGACccaaagagaaagggggaaattATACCACAACTACCAATAATTTTTATCAACAGTATAATATTGGGGGCAAATATAATTAATGTGTGGCTTATTGGTAACAGATTATTGAAAATAGAATGTTTGAtattgttagtgttcaaatactggagagttgagaccaaatcacggacgctggacagagtggatttcagttgtaacaaaagacagttttaatgagtcagagatatcttgtcccgcagttttacgtgcacggacctagttcacatgactcggcaaggagccaggtgaaaaagaggcctatacaatggttacattcatttttatacatagaataaagtaggtggagtcttgtcgtttcggtcttcttgactggtcggagggttggaggcgggccttgctctagccagagcgggccccattggtgcacagcaaaagttctttgctcttgggaccggccagttagagggagatgagatgtgtgtttatataaggaagagggggtcagtcttatggctgggtgtatgtgttcttacgacggaatgtctttgtttatatgagctatgtgtatgaatatttatataacaatattTAGAACACTTTCCACTTTTATTTCTGTGATGCTCTGAATTGAACGCGATCGCCCCTGCGTTGAGAAAGAACTACTAGCACTGCCAATCTGTTGCTGGTTTTCTACTTCCGCCTTCTCATCCGCAAGTGAGAGGCACCAAAAATGTCCAGTTACTCCAGAGTAATTAATCATGCCACCAGTATATTATGCAGCAACAAAGGTTCCCTGGCCTTCCAGCAATTGCACAGAAAAGTATTCCAGCGTGTTGAAATAACTGAGGACGACTTTTGGTACATTGTAAAGAAGTGTTCTCGGTTTGTTGTGGTGCGGAACCGAGAGAGAACGGACGAATGGGGAACTGACTGTGTGATTGTTGCAAAAACGTCGCTGCGACTATGCAAAAATTACACAAAACAAGATTGCAGAGATTGCCAGGAGCTTCACCTTTGCAAATATTTTGTTTATGGAAACTGTAGATTTGGGAAAGGCAGGTAAGAGAAACCTCGACCGTGGTGAGTAATTTTTTTACAAGGTTGAGGAGGGGAGTGGCTAGCTAGCAGCAGCATAGATGAGATGGCTATCACGCCCCTTTTATTCTGTATTGCTCAATTTGGACGAATAACACCTGCATCCTCTAGTCTAGTACACTAATGTGTGTAAGGTAGTGTTAGCACATTTATTATTATCATCAGAATGACCTATGTTTCCTTAAAGTCCTTGATTTGGAACAAGGCATATAATGATAATGAGTTTTCAGTAGCCTACACAAAAGCAAAAGGATGCTTGATGTCTTTATGGTACGTTCCTGTCTGTTTACATACTCTACtccggtctgtctgtgtgtgctgttCTCTCTGTAGGAAGCAGTGCAAGTTCTCACATGACGTGCGTTCAGAGCATAACTACACGCTCCTGAGGGAGTGCACTCTGCATGAGCTGCACGAGGATGACTTGTTCCTGTTACTGCTGCAGAATGATCCCACCCTGCTGCCGGAGGTAAAACACATAcgcacagaaacaaacacacagagaatataCAGCACAGGCCGCTCCACTACTGACTAGAGCCCCACTACACACCTGGATGGAGCCTTACCAAGGCCTGGCGGTCTCCATTAAGAAATGAGCCCAGCTCAAATCCCTAGCATCTCTCCCTAAGCCCCTGTAGACTTTCATATACCCTTTCTCCCATAGATGAATGCAGTAGAAATGCAATGCTGTGTCTCATGCTCTCTTTGTATGTAAATTTGTCTCTCTTGATCCATGAAGTCTTGCTCCCTTAAGTAAAATGTGGGACGTTTCTGCATTACAGGTTTCTGCCCTCAGGGAGTGTAGCAGTGTTCTGGGTGCTCTTTGTCTACCAGCTCATGGGTAGAAGGCGTAGACCTCCTcaatctttctctttttctctcactcttttaTCTCTTACTCATTCTATCTCCCCAAAGAGGGAAGGACAGGAGTAGCTGACATCCTGTCATTCCAGGGAAGGGAATTCTGGATGAGTTTATAGGCAGGTTCAGTGAGAAGTGAATCCTGCACACTGATTGGACGATACCTCTTCGAACCAGATGCACCTGGAATCTGATTGGCCAACTATATGGAGGCCTCGGAGCCACAAACAAGTTACTCAACAAAAAAAGGAAAAAACGTGTGTTCAGTTGTCCGAGAGTAATGTTGGCTCATCCAGTCTAAACAAATATCACAGTAAATTCATGAAAATGTTTAAAAGacgaaacaaaaaaacaaaaaacactacAAATACCACCACGTCCAGCCTAAAGCCCAATGTCGGAGAAGAGTGATCTGAGATGAAGACACCTTGGACCTGTGGGACTTCctgtgtgcaaaaaaaaaaaaaaaaaagaacaagaaAAAAGCAAATAaagatttttatatatttttttaagaatacaaaaaaaaaggaaatataaAAACTTACGCTGTTGATGTGGGTTTGTCCCCGGGAAGTATTCGTTACCCAAAGAGGTAAAGTAGAACTTCTTGGTGTGCGAGGTTAGATAATTTTGACGATGGCCATGTATTCTAAAGGCAACTGCTTGGCCACTCTCTGGTTGGCTATGTGTGACTGCATTGCCACAATGATTGTCTCTGACATTGTTGCTGTGTGTTCCTGACATCAGGTGTGCTCTCACTACAACAAGGGCTCCGGGCCCCATGGCGCATGTACCTTCAGGGATGGCTGCACCAAGATGCACATGTGCATGCACTTTGTGCAGGACGACTGCATGTTCGGGTCTAAGTGCAAGAGGCAGCACGTCATCGACCAGCATGGCCTTCGCATGCTGGAGGAGAGGGGCCTCAGCGGTGACATCATCAAAGACCTGCCTTTCGTTTACCAGAACCTCCACCGCCTCAACACACCCACTACACCCTACAATGCTAAAGGTACGGAATCCCTCACCTGGAGCGTGTGTGTTCTTTTGGCTTGATCTGCAGTATTTATGCAACTGAGCTGTTCTCTTGGCCTGGTCTGCAGTATGTGTATAATCcctctgtatatgtgtgtatcaGAGCATGTAGGTGAGCTGGTCTCCAGGCCTGTGATCAAGAAAGAGGACAGGAAGGAGATTTGTCTGCATTTCATACGCAGGAACTGTAGATTCCAGGGTGAGCTCTCTTCTACttgtttttatgtatttttgCCTGTTCaaattttttatttgtcacatgtgcagaATACAACAGCCTTaccctgaaatgcttacttacaagccgttaaccaacaatgcagttcatgaaatgcagttaaaaaaaactttactaaataaactaaagtcaaAAACGAAATTAAAAGCAACAcaaggggggtaccggtaccgagtcaatgtgcatgggtacaggttagtcgaggtaagttgtacatgtacagtaccagtcaaaagtttggacacctactcattccagggtttttctttttactattttctacattgtagagtaatagtgaagacatcaaaactatgaaataacacatatggaatcatgtagtaaccaaaaaagtgttaaacaaatcaaaatatattttatatttgagattgttaaaagtagtcaccgtttaccttgatgacaactttgcagacttggcattctttcaaccgccttcatgaggtagtcacctggaatgcatttcaattaacaggtgtaccgtgttcatttgtggaatttatttatttccttaatgaatttgagccaatcagatgtgttgtgacaaggtaggggtggtatacagaagatcgccctatttggtaaaacaccaaatccatattatggcaagcacAGCtcaaatggggcggcagggtagcctagtggttagagcgttggactagtaaccgaaaggttgcaagttcaaatccccgagctgacaaggtacaaatctgtcgttctgcccctgaacaggcagttaacccactgttcctaggccgtcattgaaaataagaatgtgttcttaactgacttgcctagttaaattaaaataagcaaagagaaatgacagtcattAGTTTGACATGTTTGACAGTTAATCCAGAAAGTTAATCCAGAAaagtcaagaactttgaaagtttcttcaaggcagtcacaaaaaccatcaagcactatgatgtaaatggctctcatgagggccgccacaggaaTGCCACAGgtataccactgctggcttgcttctgaagctaggcagggtcctggtcagtccctggatgggagaccagatgctggaagtggtgttggaggcacttgaactctgtgaacatttatttgggctaacAATATCTTGGTcttaaaaatatcccaatgcccagtgccatctttcggatgggacgtgtgtcaggtgtcctgactctctgaggtcatttaACGAtctcatggcacttatcgtaagagtaggggtgttaaccccggtgtcctggctaaattcccaatctggtcacctaataatccccagtttacaattggctcattcatccccttcctctcccctgtaactatcccccaggtcgttgctgtaaacttacctggtaaaataacggataattAAAAAAGGAACACCcggagttacttctgctgcagaggataagttaattagagttaactgcaccacacattgcagcccaaataaatgttcacagagttcaagtaacagacacatctcaacatcaactgttcagaggagactgcgtgaaccagtccttcatggttgaattgctgcaaaaaaacactactaaaggacacaaatgagaagaagagacttgcttgggccaataaacacgagaaatggactttagaccagtggaaagctgtcctctgatgagtccaaatttgagattttttgttccagCCGCAATGTCTTAGTGAcacgtagagtaggtgaacggatcatctccgcatgtgtggttcccaccgtgaagcatggagtaggaggtgtgggggtgctttgctggtgacacttcaAAActcttggaaaagcattcctggtgaagctggttgagagaatgcaaagtgtgcaaagctgtcaagagaaagggtggctactttgaagaatctaaaatctattttgatttgtttaacactttgtttggttactacatgattccatatctgttatttcatagttttgatgtcttcactattattctaataaacactgagtagcagcagtgtaaaaacaaagggtggggggaggtcaatgtaaatagtccaggtggccatttgattaattgttcagcagtcttatagcttgggtgtggaagctgttaaggagccttttggacccagACTTGATGCTCTGCTGTTGGTATATGTCTATGCTTTTGGTATGTTTGGTTGTGGTTCTCGCATGCTTGTTTGTGTAATGCATTTGTGTGCCCAGACCAGTGTATCCGTGTGCATTTTAACCTGCCTTATAAGTGGGAGGTGTTTGATGGGAACGACTGGATACACCTGCATCACACTGAGGACATTGAGAGAGCCTTCTGTGATCCCCGGAACACACACAGGTCAGGGTTCACCACTGCCCACTAAAGTTGAAAGTGGACTCTTATGCACCTTTTCAAACCAATATGTTTTCCCGACAACTTTATCATCTTGCTAACTTTTATTTACGCGAACCGACCTAGTCATGATTGAGGATAAAGTTCTGCCTATAGCTTAGTATGAAATGTAGCCGTAATGCTGAGGCGGCATTGGCGCGCACTATGCTCTTAAAGGAAAATCACACTCAAAATACTGTCTGTATTTTTCTATTATGAAAGTTATGTaacttgaaaacttgattgctgacatgcaaacattttgggactatgtcaacaatggaccaATGATGGTTGCTAGGCAGCGCCCTTTCTACTTTCCTCCTGGCAGTTCTAAACTTTGCGAGGCATGTCACTTCACCCATCTCTTTACATAACCCACTGTTTTCTTAACCACAACTGGATGGATCTATATATCATTTCtttgggaataaatatcactgaattgaAAGGCATtaaattgttgcttactgaaacTCCGAAAGTCATCAAATTGTTATACTACATTTgaagcattattattattattagcattaCCCGTTATAATATtcatatgtgtaaacatactgaattataattggatgcattttaccgccgtatcatactgtgctatgattggttaagaccacccagGTGGTTAGGTCATGGCAGTTGATCATGGTTGGAGATAAGTGAACATGCAAgttgtagctagctaataaagagctacATTAAGAAATATCCCGTagtactgcattttattattttgtacaaagtgtGCAAAACAAGACACCCATGTGtagtcaactatttcagcaccgttttgcGCGGCTTTGAGACCAGCGTGGGGACtcttgataaatcaatcaatcaatgtcagatttttattttcactgaatctccatttggATATGGGTTAGGCTACAATTAGGCTGTGGAAACGTTAGCTAAGTTGAGGTGAGTCCTGCTCGTGATCATTTTGTTTAGTTGACTCATTCATTAGCACTGATCAGAACATTTTGCCAGTATGTGCTGTAGCTTAACAagtggattattttgctcttgCAGTCATTTAGTAGCCTTGTCCTACCTGACCAAAATATTGTGACTTGTCTTAATCAGTGTGATTTTCTGTAGGCTATATTTGGTTAATGCTCATAAAATAAaaaatcgtcctccctcatcttaaacggcatcGACCGCCACTGACCGCCCACATGTACTCTCTCTTAAACTTGCCGGCATGTGCACAGGATATATAAAAGGCTTATCCAAGCAAGAATGTGGTAAAAAATGTGACTGTTTTAATTGGGTTCTAAAAAACATTTgtagatgtatttatttttacaggCAACATACCATAAAGTCTGACTGTAAAATGAAAATAATCCAtgaacatctctctctttctctcagtccaGGATCTCGGCCAGTAGACTTCCTAACGATGACACAGGAGTCGGACCCCGTGCGGCGCCTCTCCACGGTTTCCTCGGTAACAAAGCCGGCTCACTACATCCTGACCACTGAGTGGCTGTGGTACTACAAGGGCGACCACGAGAACTGGATTGAGTTTGGAAGATCTGTGAGTCTGGAGGGAAAATGGGAGGCATTGAGTTTTGcgctttttgttttgttgttgatatGGTTGTGAGGATTCTGTGATGTTAAGTAGTGGTGATGTTCTGGTTGAGTTACGGTTTAAGAGAATTCGGTATTGATAAGAGCTTGGATTCAATGCCAGGCGCTCTATAGAGCAGCGCATTACTCTTGAGTTTTAATTTAGCATGAGCCCACATGCGCATCGTTTACCGTTAATTCTATCTCCTGCGAACGTCGGGAAATTACCATTAAAAGTTGCGTTGTCGGCTGTCCAGTGTGCTACTCTATAAAATGCCTTGGATTGAATCCCGGCCTAAGTATGTGGTGGTGTTGCGGTTGTCTTGCGGTCAGGACGATAAACAGCGTATGACCTCCCTCTTGTCCCGGGAGCTGGAGGAAGCGTACCTGGCAGACGGATCTGCTGAGGTCACCATTATGAAAGGTCACCGCAACTACTACCTCAGTTTTCAAGGTAAAGCCCTTAGTACATCCCCAACATACACCTGCACTAAAATAGCTGAAATAAACCCGATCAATATGTTTATATCAAAACATACAGTGACCAGGACAAGGTGTCATTCATCTTTGAACTCCTCTTTTTTTCTACCCTTCCTTTCTTATCCCTACCCTCAttgcctctgtccctctcctcatcAACTTGTCCTCCACTTTCACACCTTCCTGCAGACATGTACCAGCGGAACCCCAAACACAACACCAAGAGGAGGGTGCGTCGCCGACCACGCTTCATCTCCATCATGGAAGTGGAGAACAAGACTGCAccgtagagagagaagggagagagagaaaataaagaggAGGAATAAATGGGCAGATCTGTTCCTCTCTGAATGAATGGAGTACCTTTACTCTGGATCTGGTGAGTGGGGATAACTTGGACTGGCTGACAGTCACCCTAATACAACACGGTATGTAAGTCACTCAATATCACAGGGATGACTACCTGGTACAGCCATGAAGAGCCAGCAACAGGAAATCACAGTGTGTTGCTAATTTCAAATAATGTTACTGATGTAATATGCATTTCTTTAGCAAttactttcttttttttgctcATTGGAAAACCCGGTGCTCTCAGATGGTGTCTGTTTTTACGTTTCCTGTAATCAAGTATCAATACCTAAATACAACTCATATTTTATGTACAAACTGTCTGACTGTAGACAAATGAGGAAGTATTTAAATGTTTCTGTATATTTTAACATTTTGAATATCTATCACGTTTTGAGTTCATTGCAGTCTAGTATATAACTCTATTCCCTTGCATGCATCTCTATATTTATGTAAAGATGAAGATGTGATAATAAAACTATAGACTGGTCTGGCATGTTTATTTGTGGAATCATTTTTCTACATGTCTATTTTCTGTTACTCAAGACCATACTCAGACTCATTTTCATGTCTCCCCATATTTAACATAATTATTTACACAGAAGCCTTATTATGAACATCATTTGGCCCTAATATTCTAAATGAAAACCATATCGATCAGCGTTTCTTAAAGTATGGGTCGCGGACCTGTTAATGGTGGGTCGCGACGTAAATGTATAATTATGTCATTAATTGAATGAATTTGGCCAAGTGCGACTGCGCTCTCTTATCCACAGTCTGCTCAGTTTGGGGAGAGGTTGTAGAGGGAGATGCCCATGTGCTTCGCGGTTTACTGGATCTTTTTTCTGCAGTTTTCTTGAAGATCACTCCGCGACCCACACCCTGCAGCGCTGTAGTTCAAACCACTGACTTGTTATTCACACTCGCCATCGCTCACCGCTGTCATGAAATGGATTC
This Oncorhynchus clarkii lewisi isolate Uvic-CL-2024 chromosome 21, UVic_Ocla_1.0, whole genome shotgun sequence DNA region includes the following protein-coding sequences:
- the LOC139379360 gene encoding protein mono-ADP-ribosyltransferase PARP12-like, translated to MSSYSRVINHATSILCSNKGSLAFQQLHRKVFQRVEITEDDFWYIVKKCSRFVVVRNRERTDEWGTDCVIVAKTSLRLCKNYTKQDCRDCQELHLCKYFVYGNCRFGKGRKQCKFSHDVRSEHNYTLLRECTLHELHEDDLFLLLLQNDPTLLPEVCSHYNKGSGPHGACTFRDGCTKMHMCMHFVQDDCMFGSKCKRQHVIDQHGLRMLEERGLSGDIIKDLPFVYQNLHRLNTPTTPYNAKEHVGELVSRPVIKKEDRKEICLHFIRRNCRFQDQCIRVHFNLPYKWEVFDGNDWIHLHHTEDIERAFCDPRNTHSPGSRPVDFLTMTQESDPVRRLSTVSSVTKPAHYILTTEWLWYYKGDHENWIEFGRSDDKQRMTSLLSRELEEAYLADGSAEVTIMKGHRNYYLSFQDMYQRNPKHNTKRRVRRRPRFISIMEVENKTAP